The proteins below come from a single Salvelinus fontinalis isolate EN_2023a chromosome 1, ASM2944872v1, whole genome shotgun sequence genomic window:
- the LOC129814898 gene encoding nuclear nucleic acid-binding protein C1D-like yields MAEDIPVEDYPTEIKEQLTGFESSVGGVNNMVQTILSMPRNELVQKLDPLEQAKLDLMSAYSLNSLFWMYLVTQGINPKEHAIKQELERIRTYMNRVKEITDRRKASRLNKPAMSRLLRNALWEPEEGKSKNTPGGDPQDTPGRAPQHTPGRGQRTPGRGHHTPGRGHRTPGRGHRTPGRGQHKRFDGHQSKGPKLS; encoded by the exons ATGGCAGAGGACATCCCTGTGGAAGACTACCCTACTGAGATTAAGGAGCAGCTCACAGGGTTTGAGTCGTCAGTCGGTGGTGTCAACAACATGGTGCAGACCATCCTATCCATGCCAAGAAATGAGCTGGTGCAAAAA CTGGATCCTCTGGAACAAGCCAAGCTGGACCTGATGTCTGCATATAGCCTCAACTCTCTTTTCTGGA TGTACTTGGTCACACAAGGAATAAACCCCAAAGAACATGCAATCAAACAAGAGTTg GAGAGGATCAGGACATATATGAACCGTGTGAAGGAGATCACTGATAGGAGGAAAGCATCCCGTCTGAACAAACCAGCTATGTCTCGCTTGCTCAGGAACGCATTGTGGGAGCCTGAGGAAGGGAAGTCAAAGAACACGCCGGGTGGTGACCCCCAGGACACGCCGGGCCGTGCCCCCCAGCACACGCCGGGTCGAGGCCAGCGCACTCCGGGTCGCGGCCACCACACTCCGGGTCGCGGCCACCGCACTCCGGGTCGCGGTCACCGCACTCCGGGTCGCGGCCAGCACAAACGCTTTGATGGCCATCAGTCAAAAGGACCCAAACTCAGCTGA